In a genomic window of uncultured Flavobacterium sp.:
- a CDS encoding membrane dipeptidase — translation MFIIDAHLDLSMNAMEWNRDLRNDVPTLRHLEKGMTDKPDRERATVSFPDLRRGNIGIVVATQIARFVKPDSIIPGWNSPEQAWAQTQGQLAWYKAMEEAGEITAITDKKSLLKQIDLWNNGTPNDKKPIGYILSLEGADSIIDVSYLEKAYNYGLRAIGPAHYGPGRYANGTDATGKMNQNGLDLLKEMERLNIILDATHLCDDAFWQALDHYHGPVWASHNNCRSLVDHNRQYSDEMIKALISRGAVIGGALDAWMLVPNWERGVSTPKGTNCNLETVFKHMDHICQLAGNANHIGVGSDLDGAFGTEQGPYDLDTIADLQKLVLIFKSNGYSDEDLDKIFHQNWINFLMKNWD, via the coding sequence ATGTTTATAATAGACGCCCATTTAGACCTGAGCATGAATGCAATGGAATGGAATCGAGATTTAAGAAATGACGTACCAACTTTGCGTCATCTCGAAAAAGGAATGACGGACAAACCTGATCGCGAACGCGCAACGGTTTCGTTTCCGGATTTACGACGCGGCAATATTGGTATTGTGGTCGCGACTCAAATTGCAAGATTTGTAAAACCAGACAGTATTATTCCCGGTTGGAATTCTCCTGAACAAGCCTGGGCACAAACTCAAGGTCAGCTTGCGTGGTACAAAGCCATGGAAGAAGCCGGAGAAATCACAGCAATTACCGATAAAAAATCACTTCTAAAACAAATTGATTTATGGAATAATGGAACGCCAAACGATAAAAAACCTATTGGTTATATTTTGAGTTTGGAAGGTGCAGATTCTATTATTGATGTTTCATATTTAGAAAAAGCATACAATTACGGATTGCGCGCTATTGGACCTGCACATTACGGACCCGGACGTTACGCAAACGGAACAGACGCAACTGGAAAAATGAACCAAAACGGTCTTGATTTATTAAAAGAAATGGAACGTTTGAACATCATTCTGGATGCAACACATTTATGCGATGATGCTTTTTGGCAAGCTTTAGATCATTATCACGGGCCAGTTTGGGCAAGTCATAACAATTGCAGAAGTTTGGTTGATCATAATCGTCAATATAGTGATGAAATGATCAAAGCTTTAATTTCTCGTGGAGCCGTAATTGGCGGTGCTTTAGATGCGTGGATGTTGGTTCCAAATTGGGAAAGAGGCGTTTCAACACCAAAAGGAACAAATTGCAATCTCGAAACCGTTTTCAAACACATGGATCACATTTGTCAATTGGCCGGAAATGCCAATCATATTGGTGTAGGTTCAGATTTGGATGGTGCTTTCGGTACAGAACAAGGTCCGTATGATTTAGATACAATTGCCGATTTACAAAAATTGGTTTTGATCTTTAAAAGCAACGGATATTCTGATGAAGATTTAGATAAAATCTTTCACCAAAACTGGATCAATTTCTTAATGAAAAATTGGGATTAA
- a CDS encoding DeoR/GlpR family DNA-binding transcription regulator — translation MNNDNEVVNYTKEERKSLILKEINLHTRVSFETLSAKLFVSEDTVRRDINELESESLLIKVKGGAMTKAYHHSSTNNQTYAGESKQIIAQKTLGLLRDGMVLLIGGGTTIREFIRLIPDDMNLTIFTVTVLSAVELLDKPNVKIIMIGGSISSYSQMCVSGDVYNQLANIKVDLLILGTNALDIEGGFSDSDWETVQVKKAMIQASEKTAILTISEKLDTVLKMKIANLSEVDYVVTEVDPTDEKLQSYKKAVPSLVFI, via the coding sequence ATGAATAATGATAATGAAGTAGTTAATTACACCAAGGAAGAACGTAAAAGTCTTATTTTAAAAGAGATTAACTTGCATACTCGTGTAAGTTTTGAAACGCTTTCGGCTAAATTATTTGTTTCAGAAGATACGGTGAGACGTGATATTAACGAACTTGAATCAGAATCTTTATTGATTAAGGTAAAAGGTGGTGCGATGACCAAAGCATATCACCATTCTTCGACTAACAATCAGACTTATGCAGGCGAATCAAAACAAATTATTGCGCAAAAAACTTTAGGTTTACTTCGCGACGGAATGGTTTTGTTAATTGGCGGAGGAACTACAATTCGCGAATTCATCCGATTGATTCCTGACGATATGAATCTAACTATTTTTACGGTTACGGTTTTGTCAGCAGTTGAACTTCTGGATAAACCTAATGTCAAAATTATCATGATTGGCGGAAGCATTTCATCTTACAGCCAAATGTGTGTGAGCGGCGATGTCTACAATCAATTGGCTAATATTAAAGTCGATTTATTAATATTAGGAACAAATGCTTTGGATATCGAAGGTGGTTTTTCAGATTCTGATTGGGAAACTGTTCAGGTAAAAAAAGCTATGATTCAGGCTTCTGAAAAAACAGCGATTTTGACTATTTCTGAAAAACTAGACACGGTTCTAAAAATGAAAATTGCCAACTTATCCGAGGTTGATTATGTGGTTACAGAAGTTGATCCAACCGACGAAAAATTACAGTCGTATAAGAAGGCAGTTCCAAGTTTAGTCTTTATTTAA
- a CDS encoding family 20 glycosylhydrolase: MQKSIFLLLIFWYSFGSAQTSVNNNSIIPAPNSYKANGDSIRLNGQIKVIFEKNKFSAKEQKTANIFEAAINKNVSSKKSAIEVLFITKNPSASLKKEAYKINITSKKITVTGSEEGLFYGVQSLLQMLPNKTTNQEVKLPCVTIEDEPRYNYRGLHLDVCRHFFSVNVIKDFIAQMSSYKLNNFHWHLTDDQGWRIEIKKYPKLTEVGSKRAQTLVGNKFERSPYFFDGNPYGGFYTQEEIKDVVKFAEEHYVNIIPEIEMPGHATAAVTAYPNLSCFPDRQYKVIESWGVFEDIFCAGKEETFTFLEDVLTEIMALFPSTYIHIGGDECPKARWKECPNCQKRIKELGLKNEHELQSYLTTRIEKFLNANGRQILGWDEMLEGGLAPNAAVMSWRGEAGGISAARQKHNVIMNPEQVLYLDYNQGYSPQEPLTIGRLTTVEKIYNYNPTPVDSLTVEEQKYIMGVQSNLWSEYLTSPAKLNYMIYPRVFALAEIAWTEPQNKNYNQFILNQIPHHLEKLETQKRLYKVPNPFGCNETALIGSKYVLDLKPTIKSGQIFYTIDGYNPDETAELYTKPVTINIPKGEFRIIKTVQISPSGRRSSISKILVRNPELKSALAIKPTKKGLKFDYYTGTLFQQVQDLELAKPVNSGIFEGAISSEKWKTKTERYIGLKFDGYIFIPETANYTISTLSDDGSKLFIDNELVVNNDGIHWLNEAYGAVKLEKGFHKINIGYFDQIGGTTLTCFIQQEGKEKQEISASQLYYE, translated from the coding sequence ATGCAAAAAAGTATATTTCTCTTATTGATATTTTGGTATTCTTTTGGAAGCGCTCAAACTTCCGTTAATAATAATTCGATTATTCCTGCTCCAAATTCATACAAAGCAAACGGAGACAGTATTCGTTTAAACGGACAAATTAAAGTTATTTTCGAAAAGAATAAATTTAGTGCGAAAGAACAAAAAACAGCAAACATTTTTGAAGCTGCTATTAACAAAAATGTATCTTCAAAAAAGAGTGCTATTGAAGTTTTATTCATTACTAAAAATCCATCCGCTTCCTTAAAAAAAGAAGCGTATAAAATCAATATTACCTCAAAAAAAATAACCGTTACCGGAAGTGAAGAAGGATTATTTTATGGAGTTCAGAGTTTATTGCAAATGCTTCCGAACAAAACTACGAATCAAGAAGTAAAATTACCTTGCGTTACCATCGAAGATGAGCCTAGATACAACTACCGCGGGCTTCACCTCGATGTTTGCCGTCATTTTTTCTCTGTCAATGTTATAAAAGATTTTATCGCACAAATGTCCAGTTATAAATTAAATAATTTCCATTGGCACTTAACAGACGATCAAGGGTGGAGAATTGAGATAAAAAAGTATCCAAAATTAACTGAAGTCGGTTCGAAAAGAGCACAGACTTTAGTGGGAAATAAATTCGAAAGATCACCGTATTTTTTTGACGGAAATCCATACGGAGGATTTTATACGCAGGAAGAAATTAAAGATGTTGTAAAATTTGCCGAAGAACATTATGTGAATATTATTCCGGAAATCGAAATGCCCGGTCATGCAACTGCAGCAGTTACAGCTTATCCAAATTTATCTTGTTTTCCGGATCGCCAATATAAAGTTATTGAAAGTTGGGGCGTTTTTGAAGACATTTTCTGTGCCGGAAAAGAAGAGACTTTTACTTTTCTCGAAGATGTTTTGACGGAAATTATGGCTTTGTTCCCGAGTACTTATATTCATATTGGCGGAGACGAATGTCCAAAAGCAAGATGGAAAGAATGTCCGAATTGCCAAAAAAGAATCAAAGAATTAGGTTTGAAAAACGAACACGAATTACAAAGTTACCTCACAACCCGAATCGAAAAATTCCTAAATGCAAACGGAAGACAAATTTTAGGCTGGGATGAAATGCTCGAAGGCGGGCTTGCGCCAAATGCCGCTGTAATGTCATGGCGAGGCGAAGCCGGCGGAATTAGCGCTGCAAGACAAAAACATAATGTAATCATGAATCCGGAGCAAGTCTTGTATCTCGATTATAATCAAGGTTATTCGCCACAAGAACCTTTAACAATTGGGAGATTAACTACAGTTGAAAAAATCTACAATTACAACCCAACTCCCGTTGATAGTTTGACCGTTGAGGAACAAAAATACATTATGGGCGTGCAATCTAATCTTTGGTCTGAATATTTAACAAGTCCGGCGAAATTAAACTACATGATTTATCCGCGTGTATTTGCTTTAGCAGAAATTGCATGGACAGAACCTCAAAACAAAAATTACAATCAGTTTATTTTGAATCAAATTCCGCATCATTTAGAAAAACTAGAAACACAAAAAAGATTGTATAAAGTTCCGAATCCTTTTGGTTGTAATGAAACGGCATTAATCGGATCAAAATATGTTTTGGATTTAAAACCAACGATCAAAAGCGGACAAATTTTTTATACAATTGATGGATATAATCCAGATGAAACAGCTGAACTTTATACAAAACCTGTAACAATAAATATCCCAAAAGGAGAATTTCGAATTATAAAAACCGTTCAGATTAGTCCAAGCGGAAGAAGAAGTTCTATTAGCAAAATATTGGTTAGAAATCCGGAATTAAAATCGGCTTTAGCCATAAAACCAACTAAGAAAGGTTTGAAATTCGATTATTATACCGGAACCTTATTTCAGCAAGTTCAGGATTTAGAATTAGCAAAACCTGTTAATTCAGGCATTTTTGAAGGCGCCATAAGCAGCGAAAAATGGAAAACGAAAACAGAGCGTTATATTGGCTTAAAATTCGACGGATACATCTTTATTCCGGAAACGGCAAATTATACAATTTCGACGCTTTCAGATGACGGATCGAAGCTTTTTATCGATAATGAATTAGTTGTGAATAACGATGGAATTCATTGGCTTAACGAAGCGTATGGAGCTGTAAAACTCGAAAAAGGTTTCCATAAAATCAACATTGGTTATTTTGACCAGATAGGCGGAACTACTTTAACGTGTTTCATTCAGCAAGAAGGAAAAGAAAAACAAGAAATAAGTGCTTCGCAATTGTATTACGAATAA
- a CDS encoding succinate dehydrogenase/fumarate reductase iron-sulfur subunit, whose protein sequence is MKLTLKIWRQKNAQDKGGIVDYPIDGIEPDMSFLEMLDVLNEQLINKGEEPVAFDHDCREGICGMCSLFINGEAHGPDRGVTTCQLHMRMFKDGDTIFIEPFRAKAFPVIKDLVVDRSSFDRIQHAGGFISVNTSGNTIDANTIPINKHDADKSFDAAACIGCGACVATCKNGSAMLFVGAKVSQYALLPQGKVEAVDRVLNMVHQMDLEGFGNCTNTGACEIECPKGISLENIARMNREYLSASLKG, encoded by the coding sequence ATGAAACTTACATTAAAAATATGGCGTCAGAAAAACGCCCAAGATAAAGGGGGAATTGTTGATTACCCAATCGACGGAATCGAACCAGATATGTCTTTCCTTGAAATGCTTGATGTTCTTAACGAACAATTAATCAACAAAGGAGAAGAGCCAGTAGCATTTGACCACGATTGTCGTGAAGGAATCTGCGGAATGTGTTCATTATTCATCAACGGAGAAGCGCACGGACCAGACAGAGGAGTAACTACTTGTCAGTTGCACATGCGTATGTTTAAAGATGGTGATACGATTTTTATCGAGCCATTTAGAGCAAAAGCTTTCCCGGTAATTAAAGATTTAGTTGTTGACAGAAGTTCTTTTGACAGAATTCAACACGCAGGAGGATTTATCTCGGTAAATACTTCAGGAAATACTATCGATGCAAATACAATTCCGATTAACAAACACGATGCAGATAAATCATTTGATGCTGCAGCTTGTATTGGTTGTGGAGCTTGTGTTGCAACTTGTAAAAACGGATCAGCAATGTTGTTCGTTGGAGCAAAAGTATCTCAATATGCATTATTACCTCAAGGTAAAGTTGAAGCAGTTGATCGTGTTTTAAACATGGTACACCAAATGGATTTAGAAGGTTTTGGTAACTGTACAAATACAGGAGCTTGTGAAATCGAATGTCCAAAAGGAATTTCACTTGAAAATATCGCACGTATGAACCGTGAGTATTTATCTGCAAGTTTGAAAGGATAA
- a CDS encoding fumarate reductase/succinate dehydrogenase flavoprotein subunit — MALDSKIPHGPISDKWTDYKDHINLVNPANKRNLDIIIVGTGLAGGSAAATLAEQGYNVKAFCFQDSPRRAHSIAAQGGINAAKNYKGDGDSVYRLFYDTVKGGDYRAREANVHRLAEVSANIIDQCVAQGVPLAREYGGLLDNRSFGGTLVSRTFYAQGQTGQQLLLGAYSAMNRQIGRGKVKMYNRHEMLDIVIVNGKARGIIARNLITGEIERHSAHAVVVGSGGYGNVFFLSTNAMGSNATAAWKIHKKGAFFANPCYTQIHPTCIPVSGDHQSKLTLMSESLRNDGRIWVPAKEEDAKAIREGKKKATDLSEAERDYFLERRYPAFGNLVPRDVASRAAKERCDAGFGVNKTGEAVYLDFAAAIKRYGTEEAFVKGLDANDATLVTKLGAEIVKSKYGNLFQMYYKIVDEDPYTTPMMIYPAVHYTMGGTWVDYNLMTTIPGCFSIGESNFSDHGANRLGASALMQGLADGYFVLPYTIGDYLAPDIKMGEISTDLPEFIAAEKEVKDQIDRFINNKGTHSVDYFHKKLGKIMWDKVGMARNATGLAEAIEEIAALREEFYKDVKVPGSANEFNQELEKATRVADFLELGELFAKDALHRNESCGGHFREEYQTEEGEALRDDENFAYVAAWEYKGKPSDAVLHKEPLVYENIKLVQRSYK, encoded by the coding sequence ATGGCATTAGATTCAAAAATTCCACATGGCCCAATATCGGACAAATGGACAGATTATAAAGATCATATTAATTTAGTAAATCCGGCTAACAAACGTAATTTAGATATTATCATTGTTGGTACAGGTTTGGCTGGAGGTTCAGCTGCGGCTACTTTGGCTGAGCAGGGATATAACGTAAAAGCATTTTGTTTTCAGGATTCACCTCGTCGTGCGCACTCTATTGCAGCACAAGGTGGTATCAATGCAGCAAAAAATTATAAAGGTGACGGTGACTCAGTTTACAGATTATTTTATGATACTGTAAAAGGAGGAGATTACCGTGCACGTGAGGCAAACGTTCACCGTTTGGCTGAAGTTTCTGCTAATATTATTGACCAGTGTGTGGCTCAAGGAGTTCCATTGGCTCGTGAATATGGTGGATTATTAGATAACCGTTCTTTTGGAGGAACTTTGGTTTCTCGTACTTTTTACGCACAAGGACAAACTGGACAACAATTATTGTTAGGAGCTTATTCTGCAATGAACCGTCAGATTGGTCGTGGAAAAGTAAAAATGTACAACCGTCACGAAATGTTAGACATTGTTATCGTGAACGGAAAAGCGAGAGGTATTATTGCTCGTAACTTAATCACTGGAGAAATAGAAAGACATTCTGCTCACGCGGTAGTAGTTGGTTCTGGAGGATACGGAAACGTATTTTTCTTGTCAACAAATGCTATGGGAAGTAACGCAACAGCAGCTTGGAAAATACATAAAAAAGGAGCGTTTTTCGCAAATCCTTGCTACACACAAATTCACCCAACTTGTATTCCGGTTTCAGGAGATCACCAGTCAAAACTGACTTTGATGTCTGAATCGTTACGTAATGACGGTCGTATTTGGGTTCCTGCAAAAGAAGAAGATGCAAAAGCAATTCGTGAAGGAAAGAAAAAAGCAACAGATTTATCTGAAGCAGAAAGAGATTATTTCTTAGAAAGAAGATATCCTGCTTTTGGTAACCTAGTACCTCGTGACGTTGCGTCTCGTGCTGCAAAAGAAAGATGTGATGCTGGTTTTGGTGTTAACAAAACTGGAGAAGCTGTTTACTTGGATTTCGCAGCAGCGATCAAACGTTACGGAACTGAAGAAGCTTTCGTAAAAGGTTTAGATGCTAACGATGCAACTTTGGTAACTAAATTAGGAGCTGAAATCGTGAAAAGTAAATACGGAAACTTATTCCAAATGTATTACAAAATCGTTGACGAAGATCCTTATACAACACCAATGATGATTTACCCAGCGGTTCACTACACAATGGGTGGAACTTGGGTTGATTATAACTTAATGACTACAATTCCTGGATGTTTCTCAATTGGAGAATCTAACTTCTCTGATCACGGAGCAAACAGACTTGGAGCTTCTGCTTTGATGCAAGGTTTAGCTGATGGATATTTCGTATTACCTTATACTATTGGAGATTATTTAGCTCCGGATATTAAAATGGGAGAAATTTCTACAGATTTACCAGAATTCATTGCCGCAGAAAAAGAAGTAAAAGATCAAATCGATAGATTTATCAATAATAAAGGAACTCATTCTGTAGATTATTTCCATAAGAAATTAGGAAAAATCATGTGGGATAAAGTTGGTATGGCTCGTAATGCTACAGGTTTAGCTGAAGCGATCGAAGAAATTGCCGCTTTACGTGAAGAGTTTTATAAAGATGTAAAAGTTCCTGGAAGCGCTAACGAATTTAATCAGGAATTAGAGAAAGCGACACGTGTTGCCGATTTCTTAGAGTTAGGAGAATTGTTCGCGAAAGATGCATTACACCGTAATGAATCTTGTGGAGGTCACTTCCGTGAAGAATACCAAACAGAAGAAGGAGAAGCACTTCGTGATGATGAAAACTTTGCATATGTTGCAGCTTGGGAATACAAAGGAAAACCAAGTGATGCAGTATTACACAAAGAACCTCTGGTTTACGAAAACATTAAATTAGTACAAAGAAGCTACAAATAG
- a CDS encoding succinate dehydrogenase cytochrome b subunit, whose amino-acid sequence MAQSALLNASILKKVAMALSGIFLITFLALHVSLNFISIISEDVFNEASHFMGYNPLIQYVMQPVLAIGVIFHFVMGFVLTAQNSAARPIAYAKYNGAANASWSSRNMIISGLVILAFLGLHFYDFWFPEVTYKYIVGTAPDATRYYGELVHKFHDPIRTGLYCVAFVLLGFHLWHGFGSSLQSVGMNNKYSRFLNKIGYAFAVVVPALFIIIALFHHFNN is encoded by the coding sequence ATGGCACAATCTGCACTATTGAATGCTTCCATCTTAAAGAAAGTGGCTATGGCTCTTTCGGGAATATTCTTAATCACGTTTTTAGCGCTGCATGTTTCCTTAAATTTCATTTCTATTATTAGTGAAGATGTTTTTAACGAAGCTTCTCACTTTATGGGATACAATCCGCTAATTCAGTATGTAATGCAACCAGTTTTGGCAATCGGAGTAATTTTCCATTTCGTTATGGGATTTGTTTTGACTGCACAAAATAGCGCTGCAAGACCAATTGCTTATGCAAAATACAATGGAGCGGCTAATGCTTCTTGGAGTTCAAGAAATATGATTATTTCTGGATTGGTTATTTTGGCTTTCTTAGGATTGCATTTCTATGATTTTTGGTTTCCTGAAGTTACCTATAAATATATAGTAGGTACTGCGCCAGATGCAACTAGGTATTATGGAGAGTTAGTGCATAAATTTCACGATCCAATCCGTACAGGATTATATTGTGTGGCTTTTGTGTTATTAGGTTTTCACCTTTGGCACGGATTCGGTTCTTCTTTACAATCTGTGGGAATGAACAATAAATATTCTCGTTTTTTAAACAAAATCGGTTATGCTTTTGCGGTTGTAGTACCAGCACTTTTCATCATAATCGCATTATTTCATCATTTCAATAATTAA
- a CDS encoding hydroxymethylglutaryl-CoA synthase — translation MKTGIDAISFDVANIHLPIKTLAVARNIEPEKLEKGLGLIKMTLPDVHQDAVVFGANALTKLILENEINLNEISRIYVGTESGIDSSKPISSFLISLMEQKFGEDVLAECDVVDFTFACIGGVDALQNCIDFVKLNPTKKAIVVTTDFAKYDLNSTGEYTQGAGALAMLVTSNPRIITFDENWATSTKGVFDFFKPYRTISKEAITQNENNDPWFDNLEAEIEIHKDQPVFDGQYSNQCYMDRTRNAYFSFKKLKNTTETLYNTWNSIIMHLPYSFQGRRMLSEIYALDHADKIISENIEPADYQNKIKEVGKSDEYKKFVTEKLQPAELASSLIGNLYTGSIFMGLLSTLAHYYDTKQEVSGTKFGFLAYGSGSKSKVFEGTIQPEWQSALAKIKLFENLEESTEIGFETYESLHKKEQKQSIRTPKNEWILDRIEKDIPNLIGARYYKWVE, via the coding sequence ATGAAAACAGGAATCGACGCTATATCTTTTGATGTTGCCAACATACATTTACCCATAAAAACTTTGGCTGTTGCCAGAAATATTGAACCCGAAAAATTAGAGAAAGGTCTTGGATTAATTAAAATGACTTTGCCTGACGTTCATCAGGATGCGGTTGTTTTTGGAGCTAATGCATTAACCAAACTTATTCTTGAAAACGAAATAAACCTAAACGAAATCAGCCGGATTTATGTTGGTACCGAAAGCGGAATCGACAGTTCGAAACCAATCAGTTCTTTCTTAATTAGTTTAATGGAGCAAAAATTTGGCGAAGATGTTTTGGCTGAATGTGATGTTGTTGATTTTACTTTTGCTTGTATTGGAGGCGTTGACGCTTTGCAAAACTGTATTGATTTTGTAAAATTGAATCCAACGAAAAAAGCAATTGTCGTTACAACTGATTTTGCAAAATACGATCTAAACTCAACTGGAGAATACACCCAAGGCGCCGGAGCTCTTGCTATGCTTGTGACTTCGAACCCAAGAATTATTACTTTTGATGAAAATTGGGCAACATCTACAAAAGGTGTTTTCGATTTTTTCAAACCCTACAGAACTATCTCTAAAGAAGCGATTACTCAAAACGAAAACAACGATCCTTGGTTTGATAATTTAGAAGCTGAAATCGAAATTCATAAAGATCAACCGGTTTTTGACGGACAATATTCGAATCAATGTTATATGGATCGTACGCGAAATGCTTATTTTTCGTTCAAGAAATTAAAAAACACAACCGAAACTTTATACAATACCTGGAATAGTATTATCATGCACCTTCCCTATTCTTTTCAGGGACGCAGAATGTTATCTGAGATTTATGCTTTAGATCACGCTGATAAAATCATTTCAGAAAATATCGAACCTGCAGATTACCAAAACAAAATTAAAGAGGTTGGGAAATCTGATGAATATAAAAAGTTTGTAACCGAGAAACTACAACCGGCAGAATTGGCTTCATCGCTAATTGGGAATCTTTATACAGGATCTATTTTCATGGGATTATTATCAACTTTGGCTCATTATTACGATACAAAGCAAGAAGTTTCGGGAACAAAATTTGGATTCTTAGCTTACGGAAGCGGATCGAAATCAAAAGTATTCGAAGGAACAATTCAACCGGAATGGCAATCGGCTTTAGCCAAAATCAAACTTTTTGAAAACTTAGAAGAAAGTACAGAAATTGGTTTTGAAACTTACGAAAGCCTTCACAAAAAAGAACAAAAACAAAGCATCAGAACTCCTAAAAACGAATGGATTTTAGATAGAATCGAAAAAGATATTCCTAATTTAATTGGAGCGAGATATTATAAATGGGTTGAGTAG
- a CDS encoding LytTR family DNA-binding domain-containing protein: protein MKQLNISIKHNLIVGLLIALWIFVFAFIIRPFDDGTIDFKSWLLISLGFSVLAFLCYSILAFVQKRVFIKTSKWNLKLEIISLLFFYLIYLIGIYFYYKSPILKGGYNFTEFFLIIFSRVALILTPVIILARRYLIKLIPIKTDILTIRGENKLDILKINKADLVCISNAQNYVEIFYIENDKLTSKLLRTSLRKIQEDFDFLMQIHRSHLINPMHFKSWRNQNTISLTQIELPVSKNYKETLLAL from the coding sequence ATGAAACAACTAAACATATCCATAAAACACAATCTGATAGTAGGTTTACTTATCGCATTATGGATTTTTGTTTTTGCATTTATCATAAGACCTTTTGACGACGGAACTATAGATTTTAAATCCTGGCTTTTAATAAGTTTAGGTTTTAGTGTTTTAGCATTTTTGTGTTATTCCATTTTGGCTTTTGTTCAAAAACGGGTTTTCATAAAAACCTCAAAATGGAATCTAAAGTTGGAAATAATAAGTCTTCTGTTTTTTTACTTGATTTATTTAATTGGAATTTACTTCTATTATAAAAGCCCAATTCTCAAAGGCGGATATAATTTTACAGAATTCTTTTTGATCATATTTAGCCGAGTTGCTTTGATTCTAACTCCGGTAATTATTCTTGCAAGAAGATATTTGATCAAATTAATTCCGATAAAGACTGATATTCTAACAATTAGAGGAGAGAATAAACTGGATATTTTAAAAATCAATAAAGCCGATTTGGTTTGTATTTCGAATGCTCAGAATTATGTTGAGATTTTTTATATCGAAAACGACAAACTTACCTCAAAACTGCTTCGGACTTCGCTCAGAAAAATTCAGGAAGATTTTGATTTTTTAATGCAAATTCATCGATCGCATTTAATAAATCCAATGCATTTTAAATCCTGGAGAAATCAAAATACGATTAGTTTAACCCAAATCGAACTTCCGGTTTCTAAAAACTACAAAGAAACTTTATTGGCGTTGTAA